From Chryseobacterium joostei, the proteins below share one genomic window:
- a CDS encoding isoaspartyl peptidase/L-asparaginase family protein gives MNNNRRSFIKKLGIATAALAVNPLDLMAAKLPQNNKAINKPIVLSTWNFGLKANEEAWTILGKGGKALDAVEIGVRLVELDPKERSVGYGGRPDRDGRVTLDACIMDENYNIGSVACLENIKNPISVARAVMEKTPHVMLVGDGALQFALSQGFKKENLLTPESEKEWKEWLKTSKYKPIANIENHDTIGMIALDAQGNLSGACTTSGMAFKMHGRVGDSPIIGAGLFVDNEVGAATATGHGEEVIRTVGTHLVVELMRQGRSPQEACKEAVDRIVKINQRRNKNLKDIQVGFIAINKNGEYGSYCIQDGFNFAVYDQKGNRLEKPEFALK, from the coding sequence ATGAACAATAACCGAAGAAGTTTTATCAAAAAGCTGGGAATTGCAACAGCAGCGCTTGCTGTAAATCCGTTAGACTTAATGGCTGCAAAATTACCTCAAAACAATAAAGCCATCAATAAACCCATTGTTCTTTCTACCTGGAATTTCGGGTTAAAAGCAAACGAAGAAGCCTGGACAATTCTTGGAAAGGGAGGAAAAGCCCTGGATGCCGTGGAAATAGGTGTCCGTCTGGTAGAGCTGGATCCCAAAGAAAGAAGTGTAGGCTATGGCGGACGTCCGGATAGAGATGGAAGAGTTACGCTGGATGCCTGTATCATGGATGAAAACTATAATATCGGTTCTGTGGCATGTCTGGAAAACATTAAAAATCCAATTTCTGTTGCCAGAGCGGTAATGGAAAAAACACCTCACGTAATGCTGGTAGGTGATGGAGCATTGCAGTTTGCCCTTTCACAAGGCTTTAAAAAAGAAAATCTTCTCACTCCCGAATCAGAAAAAGAATGGAAAGAGTGGCTGAAAACAAGTAAATATAAACCCATTGCCAATATTGAAAATCACGATACCATAGGAATGATCGCATTGGATGCCCAAGGAAACCTTTCCGGTGCTTGTACCACCAGTGGAATGGCGTTTAAAATGCATGGCAGAGTGGGAGATTCCCCAATCATTGGTGCAGGTTTGTTTGTAGATAATGAGGTAGGGGCTGCAACGGCAACTGGTCACGGTGAAGAGGTCATTAGAACAGTAGGAACCCATCTGGTGGTAGAATTGATGAGACAAGGGAGAAGTCCACAGGAAGCCTGCAAAGAAGCAGTAGACAGAATTGTAAAGATTAATCAGAGAAGAAATAAAAATTTAAAAGATATTCAGGTAGGCTTTATTGCCATCAACAAGAATGGTGAATATGGATCTTACTGTATTCAGGATGGATTCAACTTTGCGGTATATGATCAAAAAGGAAACCGCCTTGAAAAACCTGAATTTGCTTTAAAATAA